In Pyrus communis chromosome 1, drPyrComm1.1, whole genome shotgun sequence, the following are encoded in one genomic region:
- the LOC137730938 gene encoding beta-galactosidase 3, producing MEPNSASKLGFFMGLFLLLGFQLVHCAVTYDRKAIVINGQRRILISGSIHYPRSTPEMWEDLIQKAKDGGLDVVETYVFWNVHEPTPGNYNFEGRYDLVRFLKTIQKAGLYAHLRIGPYVCAEWNFGGFPVWLKYVPGISFRTDNEPFKRAMQGFTQKIVGLMKSESLFESQGGPIILSQIENEYGAQSKLFGAAGHNYITWAAEMAVGLDTGVPWVMCKEEDAPDPVINTCNGFYCDSFSPNRPYKPTIWTETWSGWFTEFGGPIHQRPVQDLAYAVATFIQKGGSFVNYYMYHGGTNFGRTAGGPFITTSYDYDAPLDEYGLIRQPKYGHLKELHKAIKMCERALVSADPIITSLGNFQQAYVYTSESGDCSAFLSNHDSKSAARVMFNNMHYNLPPWSISILPDCRNVVFNTAKVGVQTSQMQMLPTNIPMLSWESYDEDLTSMDDSSTMTAPGLLEQINVTRDSTDYLWYITSVDIDSSESFLHGGELPTLIVQSTGHAVHIFINGQLTGSAFGTRESRRFTYTGKVNLRAGTNKIALLSVAVGLPNVGGHFEAWNTGILGPVALHGLNQGKWDLSWQKWTYQVGLKGEAMNLVSQNAFSSVEWISGSLIAQKQQQPLTWHKTIFNEPEGSEPLALDMEGMGKGQIWINGQSIGRYWTAFANGNCNGCSYAGGFRPTKCQSGCGKPTQRYYHVPRSWLKPTQNLLVLFEELGGDPSRISLVKRAVSSVCSEVAEYHPTIKNWHIESYGKVEDFHSPKVHLRCNPGQAISSIKFASFGTPLGTCGSYQEGTCHATTSYSVLQKKCIGKQRCAVTISNSNFGDPCPKVLKRLSVEAVCAPITSTNVEPNSQG from the exons ATGGAACCAAACTCAGCTTCCAAGCTGGGTTTTTTCATGGGGTTGTTTTTGCTGCTGGGTTTTCAGCTGGTTCACTGTGCTGTCACATATGACAGGAAGGCCATTGTGATTAATGGGCAGAGAAGAATCCTAATTTCTGGGTCTATACATTACCCCAGAAGCACTCCTGAG ATGTGGGAAGATCTGATTCAGAAGGCAAAAGATGGAGGGCTTGATGTGGTTGAAACCTATGTGTTCTGGAATGTGCATGAGCCTACTCCTGGCAAT TACAATTTTGAAGGGAGGTATGATCTGGTGAGGTTCCTCAAGACCATACAGAAGGCAGGGCTCTATGCCCACCTTCGCATTGGCCCTTATGTTTGCGCTGAGTGGAACTTTGG GGGTTTTCCTGTTTGGCTGAAGTATGTTCCAGGCATCAGCTTCAGAACAGACAATGAACCTTTCAAG AGGGCAATGCAAGGGTTCACACAAAAGATTGTGGGACTGATGAAGAGTGAAAGTTTGTTTGAGTCTCAGGGTGGTCCCATCATACTCTCTCAG ATTGAGAATGAGTATGGAGCGCAGAGTAAGTTATTCGGAGCTGCTGGCCATAATTACATTACTTGGGCCGCAGAAATGGCGGTTGGGTTGGACACCGGAGTGCCATGGGTGATGTGCAAGGAAGAAGATGCACCAGATCCAGTG ATAAACACTTGTAACGGTTTCTACTGCGATTCTTTCTCTCCCAACAGACCCTATAAGCCTACGATTTGGACAGAGACATGGAGTGGCTG GTTTACGGAGTTTGGCGGTCCAATTCACCAACGACCAGTTCAGGATTTAGCATATGCAGTTGCGACATTCATACAGAAAGGAGGATCATTTGTTAACTATTACATG TACCATGGGGGTACCAATTTTGGACGCACAGCCGGGGGCCCTTTCATCACTACCAGCTACGACTATGATGCTCCATTAGATGAATATG GTTTAATCAGGCAGCCAAAGTATGGTCACCTCAAGGAGCTTCACAAGGCTATTAAGATGTGCGAACGGGCTTTAGTATCAGCGGATCCAATCATAACTTCACTGGGGAATTTTCAACAG GCTTATGTGTACACTTCCGAATCAGGAGATTGCTCTGCATTTCTTTCAAACCATGATTCCAAGTCAGCTGCGAGAGTGATGTTTAATAACATGCACTACAACCTGCCTCCTTGGTCCATCAGTATCCTTCCTGATTGCAGAAATGTAGTCTTTAACACTGCAAAG GTTGGAGTTCAAACGTCACAAATGCAAATGTTGCCAACAAATATTCCTATGCTATCATGGGAGAGTTATGATGAAGATCTTACTTCTATGGATGACAGCTCAACAATGACCGCTCCTGGTCTATTGGAACAGATAAATGTCACTAGGGATAGTACTGACTACCTCTGGTACATAACTAG TGTCGATATTGATTCATCTGAGTCCTTCCTGCATGGAGGGGAACTCCCGACCCTTATAGTTCAATCAACAGGCCATGCTGTGCACATCTTCATTAATGGACAGCTTACAG GTTCTGCCTTTGGAACAAGGGAGAGTAGGAGATTCACATATACTGGCAAGGTCAATCTACGTGCCGGAACAAACAAAATTGCACTGCTGAGTGTTGCCGTTGGATTACCT AATGTGGGCGGACACTTTGAGGCTTGGAATACTGGAATCCTCGGCCCCGTTGCACTTCATGGACTTAACCAGGGAAAATGGGACTTATCTTGGCAGAAGTGGACCTACCAG GTCGGACTGAAAGGAGAAGCCATGAATCTTGTATCTCAAAATGCTTTTTCCTCTGTCGAATGGATAAGCGGATCATTAATTGCACAAAAGCAGCAGCAGCCATTGACTTGGCACAAG ACTATTTTCAATGAACCTGAAGGAAGCGAGCCATTGGCTTTGGACATGGAGGGAATGGGAAAAGGCCAAATATGGATTAATGGGCAGAGCATTGGGAGATATTGGACAGCATTTGCGAATGGTAATTGCAATGGATGCAGTTATGCTGGAGGGTTTAGGCCTACAAAGTGTCAATCAGGTTGCGGCAAACCCACACAACGATA TTATCATGTGCCTCGGTCTTGGTTAAAGCCAACTCAAAATCTGTTGGTACTTTTTGAGGAACTTGGAGGGGATCCCTCTAGAATTTCTCTTGTAAAGAGAGCTGTGAGCAGTGTTTGCTCCGAGGTTGCTGAATACCACCCAACAATCAAGAATTGGCACATCGAAAGCTATGGAAAAGTAGAAGACTTCCACAGCCCTAAGGTTCATTTGCGCTGTAACCCAGGGCAGGCTAtctcttccatcaaattcgCTAGCTTCGGAACACCCTTGGGAACCTGTGGGAGCTACCAAGAAGGAACTTGCCATGCCACCACGTCATACTCTGTATTGCAGAAG AAGTGCATAGGGAAGCAGAGATGTGCAGTCACCATATCCAACAGCAACTTTGGAGATCCATGTCCGAAGGTGTTGAAGCGGCTGTCAGTAGAAGCTGTGTGTGCTCCCATAACTTCAACAAACGTGGAACCCAATTCACAGGGTTAG
- the LOC137725104 gene encoding thioredoxin H-type produces MATEEGQVFSCHTVEAWEQQLQKGNDSKKLMIIDFTASWCGPCRFIAPFLAELAKKLPDVIFVKVDVDELKTVAQDWAVEAMPTFMFLKEGKIVDKVVGAKKDELQQTIAKHVGTASA; encoded by the exons ATGGCAACGGAGGAGGGACAAGTTTTCAGCTGCCACACTGTGGAGGCATGGGAGCAGCAGCTCCAAAAAGGCAACGACTCCAAGAAGCTG ATGATTATTGACTTCACCGCCTCATGGTGCGGACCATGCCGCTTCATCGCGCCATTCTTGGCCGAGTTGGCTAAGAAGCTGCCCGATGTCATATTTGTAAAGGTCGATGTCGATGAATTGAAG ACGGTCGCGCAAGACTGGGCGGTAGAGGCAATGCCGACGTTCATGTTCCTGAAAGAAGGGAAGATCGTGGACAAGGTGGTCGGAGCGAAGAAGGACGAGCTGCAGCAGACGATTGCGAAGCATGTGGGCACTGCTTCTGCCTGA